gtacagatcACTAAAACATCTCTGAAGTAACTACAGACCAACGGGCAGAAGCACAATATTTAAACCTGCTGTACAGAACTTCTGTCTCCCCCTGATGGCAGTTAGAGGAATTGCACAAACTCCATCGacatgtttgtgtaattactcaCAGGCTGCACCACACTTCCCCTTCTGCTCTGGAAAACCAGCCTTAACTAAAACATTTGGCTACTGGTGTGGCAGCGGGAATTCACAGACAACAGATTTCATAACTCTGTTAGAGtgcaaaacacagagagattcGTCTGACGGGCTTTGTAGAGGAGGAGGGAGTCTTTACGTCACTGCTGCTTCCCCACTCTTCTACTCTTTGTAAATAAAGATTATCTCATTATCAGTgttttctggaaagagacagaagatgaAGTGACTGGAGTCGGCACCATTTGAAGTCTGCTGAATTAGCCGTTAGCAGCccctgtttgcagtgttttcgTGGATGTGCAGGCAGATACAGCATAGTGTGTGTGATCTTACCTGTCGTTGTGGTTCATGTTTCCAGGTGACAGTAGAAGACTCTCAGCTGTCTCACCCGACTCGAGATCGCGCGAAGATTCCTCATAACCGACGGCTGCCGACCAGAGGTCACCTGCTGGCTGTGGTCAGTCTGACCGTCCTTCATCACCACTTTACTCCCCTCTCGCAAAATGTCCAAGTTTAATTTGAGATCTTTGCAAAGGCATTTTGCTGAtacaagaaaaatacaatttaccAGTTATTTAAACGTACAAAATGACCAGTTAGGATAACTGATCTACAAAGGTTGCAGGATGTCTTACAAATTAACagctttaacatttaaataatttttgtcTGCAACCACGCTTTTACAACTGATAAATTGTAATGCCACTGCGAGACATTTAACTGTTAATATTCTGAATTCAGGTTCAAAGTATTAGTaactcaaactgaaaataatcttAACCCAAGGTTCACTTACTTGCTTGTCGGGTAGTTCTGGACTGAATGATCCTCATCAGATGGGATTTGTCCTACTAGTCCGTTTATACCAACCTGGATGTGAAGTTAGAGTTGCTCCAAATGATGGAAACTTTGAACATGATGAAGCTTGTGTGATATAGGCAAAAGCTACAGAGCAAGCGAGTAAGCAGACCTTGAGTTGGACCATTTATGGGGCAAAAATTACATTCAGATAGTTTCAGAAATCAGTCCGTTTTACTGCTCAGACATCTGAGTTTTTTGTTAGTTGTATCAGTGGACTGACTGGCCTCCTCTTTTGAGTCCaggcctccacctcctcttcagACGGGATGCTGACTCTGGATCTGATCCAGGAAGAGGACATTCCATCTCCGCAGGGAGCTGAGGGCTGTGACACCTTCAAAGTCAACTTGGACAAAACCCTGAGCCACGTCAGCCCGGACTGTCCCAGGTCCAAAACTGACAGTGCTCTCTCTGCCAGGACCAGTGAGGCCTCTGGGAAATCCCAGAGTCTTCCACGTGAGGTGGCAGTGGTATGGGAGAAGACGGGCCCTGCCCGAACCCCCCAGCCTGGAAAACGTCTAATGCCGGCAGAGAAAAACCGCTGTGCCTCCATGGACGAGATCCTGACGCACTCAGAGACTAAAGCTGCTAAGGACAAGACGGCGATGCCCCATTCACCGACTTCCAGGCTCACCAACAGCGCTGCGCCTGTCAGCCAGCTGCAGCAACTGATAAGCCAGAAGCTGGAGAagacagagcagctgctgacagaggTGAGGGGGGAGGCTGAGAGGGATGCCAGGGAGCGGGGGAAGACCAAGGGGAAGGAGTCAACTGAAGGAACACGGGCTGAAGCTGAGAAGCTTCTGAAGGAGGCAGCAGTGGCTTGGAATCAGGCCCGGGAGGtgctggaggaggtgaaggagctgAGGGCATTGTACCAACAATTGGATTACTCCTCCCCTTTCACCCCCTCTAACAGCACCACACTAAATGCAGACGGCAAGAGCCCGATGTGAACCACGTGGTACTGAATCGTTTTGGTACCCTGGTTCAGATGGGTCCAGCACAAGCAAAGTCACAAAGGTGGATGCGGCATCTGCTTCGGCTTGTTGGATTCCAGAGAAGGCTGCTGAGAACTGGATGAACCCCTTTTAAATTATTTGGAAAAATTCAGGTTTAGGTTTCCAGCTGTGGGGAGGAAGCAGGACCATCCTGCTGACTGATACAGCTCAGTGCTGGTGCACAAAGCGTCTTCACAAAATATCTTCCTCCAAAATCAGTGTAGCATAAATGTACCTGAAGTCACAGCCTTGGAagtctcctttttttctttttcttttaccagGTTTTGAAAATTCAAGTGTCTTTTCAGCTGCAACAAATGCACTCACCTACAAAATTAGGGGATAAAGCATGAGGTACCTTTGAAGAAAACATCCCatcaaagtgaatgaaaatgtgccAAGGCGAGTGTTCAGAGATGAGGAAAAAGTGGGAAAAAGTGGGAAAAAGTGGGAACTTGATCTTGTCTGTCATTTCATGTGCATCACTTGGATCCTTTATATTTCGCTTTATGAATATTCATGTGACAACATGTGGGAGATGAGCCGTTACATCTTTACAGAAATCTAAAACTAGATTTACACAGCTGGGCACTGGACATGAACATGAGACCGTTGAAGGTACAAATGCAGGCTGAACATTGTGTGAAGGTGAACTGTAGTAACCCTGGTGATCCTCTGAATTTTCATgtagcgccatcatcaggtcaacatttttatgtgtcCAATACTTCGGTCACAAGTCAAAATATTGGACTCAGCTTCAGTCGCACTTTGTGTCagctaattagctaatgttGGCATGCCAACATGCTCAACTAAGATGATGAACATGGTAACAGAAAGAATTatatgttagcattgtcactgttaGCAAGTTAGTATGCTAGTGTTATCCCTTCAAAGCACCGCAGTGCTATCATGGCTGTAGAATCTGGTTTCCATTCTCAAGACAAGTTCTTCTGTCACTTTTTACAAGGAGGCTATTAAGGCCAGGTTGTGCCTGAGAAAACTAGTTTGTGTAGACATTCGTGATGTTGGCACTGAGACCTTAAAACCACTCATCTGGGTAATCCAGGCTCATACTATGCACGCCGTgtgaaccagcagcagcagcttccattCTCCAGATTGTCTGCAGCCAGTTCACCTCAGGCTCTTCTTcagaatgtgaatgttttctgaGAAACACTGGAGGCTTTTAGAAGCGACGATGAACCAACAGCCTCCCGTCTCAGCTGAAATCTCAGGTAGAAATGTTTCACAAGAACTGGGCTGATTGTCTGTGAGAATCCAACCCCAAAAGCctaaaaaactgaaacacagttgACCCAGCAACACCAGATCTCAAGAGTGTTTGCTTGTTCTTCTCTACAGATCAGGAGCAGCTAACAGAGTtaacagagaaggaaaaactgAGGTAAAAACTGAAGAAGAGGTCAAAGTGGAACTATAATTAACAGAAGTattaaaaacttaaacaaaaatgaagagaaaacaaatctgaCTGCCTGTGCAGTTttcaacacaaagagaaagttatGCTAACACTATAAAGTAAACTCATTTTAGCACATTCATTATGGACAAATGCATAGCTGCTCTTGGGAAGCTTTTTCAGTCACTCCCAGCACCCAAAGGTCACATTAATTAGCTGTCAATATGCAGCATATAGCTAGCTAAGATTATGCACTGAGCTAATGCTTAACTGTTTATGGCTGCAGctaatgtttattttcacttaatttTATATCAGTTTATCAGCCGAGTATTTTCCTAATGAAGTAcctaatgttagctagctaatgttaATGTAGCATCCCAGCTACAGTAAACCCTGCTGTATAGCTGCTAAGCAGTAGCTACTGACTCTTAAGAAAAGTCAGTGAACATGCACTGAGCTAACGTTATTTTTGcgattacattttcacacgGTATCTCagaattttaactttaaagtcaaaatgaatACTCGCCAACACATAGTTTGTTTGAGCAGGAGCTGTTTTCTTCATCCATATTTGTCTTCCCAAAAGGTCCTGATTCTGTTGAGAGGAACAATCATGCAGCATTTTACACtcatctaaaataaaaagagacaaagtttgTGTAAGACTTTGTGTAAAACTGGATGAAATGAGCCAGGTAAtacaacacacaaatgtgtgagCGTGTCACGTCCAGGTATTACAACCCGCTTTACATGAAACCACGCCCACTTAGACCGCATTCCCATGGAAACCACAATCCACCAGCCATTTGTTTTACCTCATTGTCTTTCTGAATTATCAGTTGATTTACTGATTCCAGTAAATTGATTAAATAATTTCCATGGGAATGAGATGTTCAAAGCTTTCGTCATGCATACATTTAATCTAAAAAAGGCTGGAAAACCAATACCTTCACGCTGCTCAGCAGGTGACAAGGTGTTAACCCGACAGGAATGGAGCGTTTGCACTCAAATATGAGACTTGACCAcatgtgcagttaaaaacaaTCAATCAGAGTTTTACTgagaaaagtttatttttttaaacaagattcaaacttttgtacttttgttaaATCTGCCTGGTTTCTGTTGTCATTGTGATGGAGCAATAAAATCCTGAAGGATATCCCGCCAAAGACAAGGTGAAGGTACGAAAAACCTCAACCTTAACCACAGATTCAACAACAGCACCCtgaaagtttaaatttaaaacttgTAATAAAGTCACACAAAGGAATATACAAACATTTTGGCCAGAAAATGATGTATGAAGTCTGTAAACTGAAGGAGGTTTCATAAGTATTTCTGTAAAGAGAAATAACattcttttcattgtgttgtctCTAATAAAGTAAATGTCCTCTTGGTTCTGCtatattttaaaagttaaagtacCCCATggagctgttttcattttatacatCACACAGCATAAAGGCCTTGAAAACCACCTGCTAGCTAGTAAACATGATGGTACACAATGCAGAACTcgaaatatttaaaattttataaGGAAGGACTGTTCAGCCTTAAGTTAGTGTGTTCAGTACAGAGCCTACAGTAGCTAAGCTAAGTGTTTGGATGCAGGTACCTTAGCGTAGCATAAAGAGTGGAAAGAGGAGAAACGGTTCTCCTGATCCTCTAAATATCActgattaacatgttttatttttcagtgtaatGCAAATTAAAACGTAGAAAACAGTTTGGTGAAAATCACATCGaggttgttttgtttggacAGTCTTCGTGCTGAGCTAAGCTAAAGAGCTGCTGGttgtagcttcacatttagcaaacagcaacagacaggaGATCATCCGAATCGGTGACTCGCAGAGGGGAAGAGACGAAGACGTCACTAAACGGTTCCACCAGTTCTCTTGTCAAAACCAGATCTGGTCTCAGATCAGTTCAGTTCACCAGACATTTGGCCAGAATGGTGGgttcttttaattttcttcagcTAATGAAtacatctttctgtttttgttgtttgatcttccctgttgtttctgttttctgtcacagagcagctgctgtagCCTTAAACCCAGAGGGGATGATGGGAGGTGTAGTCCAGTAGTGACGTAAgctgttggtgctgctgctcagaTCATGTGCTAAAATAAAGCCTGCAAACTGAACTCAGACCAGCGCTGCTGTGTCATCAAACTGTTTGATTAGACCACTGACAATGTGCGTGCCGCTAGGCAAGTGGTTGccctcagaaaagaaaaatgacaacaccCCCAGTTCACACCTGCAAACTCACCTGTGCGTAGATGTGTCAGTCATAGGATCAGTCTGCCAGACATTTTGTCCCATATGGGCTTCCATACTGATGCTGAGCCTGAAACCAGCAGCGCGTTTGGAccttttcatttgtgtctcaCTGGTGTCTTTTCACATAGATAAAAGGCCAGCATTCAGCCTGCCTATTGGTCAGATGTCTGAGGCGGGAAACGTCTTGGTAATACAGGACCGCTTCACACTTCACAAAGATGTTTGCGCGCCGAGCAGAACGAGGAAGCCGTGTTGAGCACATTCAACATGCCTGACACGCTTTGGGCTCAGAGAGTCAGTCTCTCAATAGCGgaactgcagctgaaagaaaacgaattcattcatttttaaatcaagtGTCAAACATCTGTTGGTTCCACTTTTTCAGATGTCaagatttcctgcttttccttgTCATTTCTGTCAGCGAAAGGAGACTCTTTGGTTTTGggctgctggttggacaaaaacagacatgaagacatcactttcagctctggg
This sequence is a window from Scatophagus argus isolate fScaArg1 chromosome 9, fScaArg1.pri, whole genome shotgun sequence. Protein-coding genes within it:
- the plekho1b gene encoding pleckstrin homology domain-containing family O member 1b isoform X1, with amino-acid sequence MKKNNSGKRGLQDSVPQHVQPDKVGWIRKFCGKGIFREIWKNRFVVLRGDQLFICEKEVKELGRADEVLDLSDYERCEEIRKNKSRSKKNHSKFRLQRCSTPGNTVPNLVFLAVSPEDKESWINVLNAAITRAKNRILDEVTVEDSQLSHPTRDRAKIPHNRRLPTRGHLLAVASTSSSDGMLTLDLIQEEDIPSPQGAEGCDTFKVNLDKTLSHVSPDCPRSKTDSALSARTSEASGKSQSLPREVAVVWEKTGPARTPQPGKRLMPAEKNRCASMDEILTHSETKAAKDKTAMPHSPTSRLTNSAAPVSQLQQLISQKLEKTEQLLTEVRGEAERDARERGKTKGKESTEGTRAEAEKLLKEAAVAWNQAREVLEEVKELRALYQQLDYSSPFTPSNSTTLNADGKSPM
- the plekho1b gene encoding pleckstrin homology domain-containing family O member 1b isoform X2, whose protein sequence is MKKNNSGKRGLQDSVPQHVQPDKVGWIRKFCGKGIFREIWKNRFVVLRGDQLFICEKEVPNLVFLAVSPEDKESWINVLNAAITRAKNRILDEVTVEDSQLSHPTRDRAKIPHNRRLPTRGHLLAVASTSSSDGMLTLDLIQEEDIPSPQGAEGCDTFKVNLDKTLSHVSPDCPRSKTDSALSARTSEASGKSQSLPREVAVVWEKTGPARTPQPGKRLMPAEKNRCASMDEILTHSETKAAKDKTAMPHSPTSRLTNSAAPVSQLQQLISQKLEKTEQLLTEVRGEAERDARERGKTKGKESTEGTRAEAEKLLKEAAVAWNQAREVLEEVKELRALYQQLDYSSPFTPSNSTTLNADGKSPM